A single Caretta caretta isolate rCarCar2 chromosome 2, rCarCar1.hap1, whole genome shotgun sequence DNA region contains:
- the ZBTB47 gene encoding zinc finger and BTB domain-containing protein 47 isoform X6 translates to MLSQLIVEKTTDYPSAEYSLVEDVALHFTCLMDRLNEQRLFQPDLCDVDIVLVQQKSIFPAHKGVLAAYSPFFHSLFTQNKQLQRVELSLEALTSQGLQQILNFIYTSKLLVNACNVQDVLSAATVLQMSNIASSCQELINTRSLSLAMASDMALPPDACGNAVPPRYYCEIKQEVDSPHPKIYAREGTDPYSVRVEDRVGGGANQHLPTVAAKQYYKEEKDGGLATMCKIEGGESEEDLDSQGSYNREQIIVEVNLNNQTLNVSKGTEGKPTANEAAAMITRPDGDGCDTEEEGEEENEEVGEEEEDAEVGEEEEEEHSEEEDLEETTEEEEEEEDDEEASEVKREKSGQPHRGSRSSKATKSTMSTRSQDLAKVVEEEEGQRGRKRKKEQDGLGPKVKLEEKQQYPCKKCPRVFNNRWYLEKHMNVTHSRMQICDKCGKRFLLESELLLHHQTDCEKNIQCVTCGKAFKKLWSLHEHNKIVHGYAEKKFSCEICEKKFYTMAHVRKHMVAHTKDMPFTCETCGKSFKRSMSLKVHSLQHSGEKPFKCENCNERFQYKYQLRSHMSIHIGHKQFMCQWCGKDFNMKQYFDEHMKTHTDRQTPLVRMDGSRFPAPPCLETCHP, encoded by the exons ctgatAGTTGAAAAGACAACTGACTACCCTTCCGCTGAATACTCTCTGGTGGAGGATGTAGCCCTCCACTTCACGTGTTTGATGGACAGACTGAACGAGCAGCGCCTGTTTCAGCCGGACCTGTGCGACGTGGACATCGTCCTAGTTCAGCAGAAGAGCATCTTCCCCGCCCACAAGGGTGTCCTTGCCGCCTACAGCCCGTTCTTCCACTCTCTCTTCACCCAGAATAAGCAGCTGCAGCGGGTAGAGCTTTCCCTGGAGGCCTTGACTTCCCAAGGCCTCCAGCAGATCCTCAACTTCATCTACACCTCCAAGCTGCTGGTGAacgcctgcaatgtgcaggacgtCCTGAGCGCCGCCACCGTGCTGCAGATGAGCAACATCGCCTCCTCCTGCCAGGAGCTCATCAACACCAGGTCCCTCAGCCTGGCCATGGCCAGCGACATGGCCCTGCCCCCCGACGCCTGCGGCAACGCCGTCCCCCCGCGGTACTACTGCGAGATTAAGCAAGAGGTGGACTCTCCGCACCCCAAGATCTATGCCCGGGAAGGTACCGATCCCTACTCGGTGCGAGTAGAGGACAGGGTGGGTGGAGGCGCCAACCAGCACCTCCCGACTGTGGCTGCCAAGCAGTATTACAAGGAGGAGAAGGACGGTGGCCTGGCCACCATGTGTAAAATAGAGGGTGGGGAGTCGGAGGAGGATCTGGACAGCCAGGGCTCTTACAACCGGGAGCAGATCATTGTGGAGGTGAACCTCAACAACCAAACCCTCAATGTCTCCAAGGGGACGGAAGGGAAGCCCACCGCCAATGAAGCTGCCGCCATGATCACCCGACCAGACGGGGATGGATGTGACactgaggaggaaggggaggaggagaatgaggaagtgggggaggaggaggaggatgctgaggtgggggaggaggaagaggaggagcacaGCGAAGAGGAAGACCTGGAGGAGACcaccgaggaggaggaggaagaggaggacgaCGAAGAGGCGTCTGAAGTGAAAAGGGAAAAATCTGGGCAGCCCCACAGGGGGAGCAGGTCGTCCAAGGCCACCAAGTCCACCATGTCCACCAGGTCCCAGGATCTAGCCAAGgtggtggaggaagaggagggccagcgtgggaggaagaggaaaaaggaGCAGGATGGGCTGGGCCCGAAAGTCAAGCTGGAGGAGAAACAGCAATACCCCTGCAAGAAGTGCCCCCGCGTCTTCAACAACCGCTGGTACTTGGAGAAGCACATGAACGTCACCCACAGCCGCATGCAGATCTGCGACAAGTGCGGCAAACGCTTCCTGCTGGAGAGCGAGCTCCTGCTGCACCACCAGACGGACTGCGAGAAGAACATCCAG TGTGTGACATGCGGGAAAGCGTTTAAGAAACTCTGGTCTCTCCACGAACACAATAAAATTGTCCATGGCTATGCAGAGAAGAAGttctcctgtgaaatctgtgaGAAGAAATTCTACACCATGGCACATGTGCGGAAACACATGGTTG CTCACACCAAGGATATGCCGTTCACATGTGAGACGTGTGGGAAGTCATTCAAACGCAGCATGTCCCTGAAAGTCCATTCTCTTCAGCACTCTGGAGAGAAGCCTTTTAAATGTGAG aaCTGCAATGAGCGATTCCAGTACAAGTACCAGCTGCGCTCTCACATGAGCATCCACATCGGACACAAGCAGTTCATGTGCCAGTGGTGCGGGAAGGACTTCAACATGAAACAGTACTTCGATGAGCACATGAAAACGCACACAG